A window from Schistosoma haematobium chromosome 1, whole genome shotgun sequence encodes these proteins:
- the RPL23A gene encoding 60S ribosomal protein L23A (EggNog:ENOG410VF0Q~COG:J~BUSCO:EOG091G0UYL), whose protein sequence is MAPKAPARKQEKGDNQPKKTQSSKNVSKKSQKPSKSLKALKSVKGGKVVKAGNKKSTASLKALKAQRAVTLGAHTKGKKRVMYTTRFRRPKTYKPPRCPKDRRFLIPKRNKLDAFRIIQHPVTTEAAMKKIEDNDTLVFIVDRRANKPAIKAAVQELYNIKVAKVNTLNCPNNVKKAYVKLPPDFDALDVANRIGII, encoded by the exons ATGGCTCCCAAAGCTCCAGCAAGAAAACAGGAGAAGGGTGATAATCAGCCTAAGAAGACCCAGAGTAGTAAAAATGTATCCAAGAAATCTCAAAAACCTTCAAAGTCACTCAAGGCCCTAAAAAGTGTGAAAGGTGGCAAAGTTGTGAAGGCAGGAAACAAAA AGTCCACAGCCTCTCTTAAGGCGTTAAAAGCACAACGGGCCGTCACACTTGGTGCTCACACGAAAGGCAAGAAAAGAGTGATGTATACTACGCGATTCAGGCGACCTAAAACGTACAAACCTCCTCGCTGTCCAAAAGACAGAAGATTCCTGATCCCTAAGAGAAACAA ACTTGATGCCTTTCGTATCATTCAACATCCGGTTACAACTGAAGCTGCTATGAAGAAAATTGAAGATAACGACACGTTAGTGTTCATTGTTGACAGAAGAGCAAACAAACCAGCAATCAAGGCAGCTGTCCAAGAACTTTATAATATCAAAGTTGCGAAAGTCAACACGCTTAATTGCCCTAACAACGTTAAAAAAGCATATGTGAAGCTACCTCCTGATTTCGACGCCTTAGATGTTGCTAATAGAATTGGTATTATATAA